One Tunturibacter gelidoferens genomic region harbors:
- a CDS encoding cobalt-precorrin-6A reductase produces the protein MADLNPISGEIESALDRSQSLLPRILILGGTGEGIELATRLANRKDLRTISSLAGRVREPKRPEGVVRVGGFGGVDGLASYLVKENIRMVVDATHPFAVQISRNAELACGRLGLPLIGFIRPPWVQTKADLWHEVADFREAATLVDRQKGRVFLSIGRQELGSFAVCHGTWFLIRAIEEPTGPLPDLHKTILRRGPFNLDEELQLLRDHSIDRVISKNSGGSATYTKIEAAQLLGIPVVMVKRPVKHAIVTVETLEEVILEINRLVRSN, from the coding sequence TTGGCCGACCTTAATCCAATATCGGGCGAAATAGAAAGCGCGCTCGATAGATCTCAAAGCCTGTTGCCGCGGATACTTATCCTTGGTGGAACCGGAGAGGGAATTGAGCTTGCTACGCGTCTTGCAAATAGAAAGGACCTGAGGACTATCTCGTCTCTGGCCGGACGAGTGAGGGAGCCTAAGCGTCCTGAAGGCGTCGTCAGAGTTGGAGGATTTGGCGGTGTTGATGGTCTCGCTTCTTATCTGGTGAAAGAGAACATCAGGATGGTCGTTGATGCTACCCATCCTTTTGCCGTCCAGATCAGCCGTAACGCAGAGCTTGCGTGTGGAAGGTTAGGATTGCCACTAATCGGTTTCATTCGACCGCCGTGGGTACAGACAAAAGCAGATCTTTGGCATGAAGTAGCCGATTTTAGGGAAGCGGCCACTCTTGTGGATCGCCAGAAAGGACGCGTCTTTCTGTCGATCGGAAGACAAGAGCTAGGTTCGTTCGCTGTTTGTCATGGCACTTGGTTTCTGATTCGCGCTATCGAAGAACCGACCGGACCACTGCCCGATCTTCATAAAACCATTTTGCGACGCGGGCCATTCAATCTTGATGAAGAGTTGCAGTTATTGCGGGACCATTCAATCGATCGCGTAATTTCCAAAAATAGTGGCGGCTCGGCAACATATACCAAAATTGAAGCTGCACAACTTCTTGGAATTCCGGTAGTCATGGTGAAGCGGCCTGTCAAACATGCCATCGTAACTGTCGAGACACTTGAAGAAGTAATCTTGGAAATTAATCGCTTGGTTCGGTCAAATTGA
- the cobM gene encoding precorrin-4 C(11)-methyltransferase, whose product MTVHFIGAGPGAPDLLTLRGRDLIRRSPVCLYAGSLVPKEILAHAPPDALIVDSAEMNLDEIIAEISSAHEKGLDVARIHSGDLSIWSTMAEQIRRLTALGIPYDVTPGVPSFAAAAAALNQELTLPAVAQTLILTRTSTRSTAMPNGEDLVTLGRSGATMAIHLSIMNLDIVTSQLSPLYGADCPVVVVFRASWPDEMILRGTLGTIQKIVAKSGVDKNALILVGRSLSHPDFCESYLYSVSRERDAKTQDGTGSVPADADYHLRSER is encoded by the coding sequence ATGACAGTTCATTTCATTGGAGCAGGACCTGGCGCGCCCGACTTACTTACGCTGCGGGGAAGGGACCTGATTCGTCGTTCCCCAGTGTGTCTGTATGCAGGCTCTCTAGTGCCGAAAGAGATACTCGCACATGCCCCACCTGACGCTCTTATCGTCGACTCGGCAGAGATGAATCTAGATGAGATCATCGCAGAGATATCCTCAGCTCATGAGAAGGGACTCGACGTCGCTCGAATTCACTCAGGCGACCTTTCAATCTGGAGCACGATGGCGGAACAGATCCGTCGTCTCACTGCTCTCGGAATTCCTTACGACGTCACTCCCGGCGTTCCGTCATTCGCCGCCGCTGCCGCTGCGCTCAATCAAGAACTGACGCTTCCTGCGGTAGCCCAAACCTTAATTCTGACAAGGACCTCAACTCGGTCTACTGCAATGCCAAACGGTGAAGATCTCGTAACTCTTGGTCGATCAGGCGCAACAATGGCGATTCACCTCTCCATCATGAACCTTGATATAGTGACGTCTCAGCTGTCACCGCTCTACGGTGCAGACTGCCCTGTAGTTGTCGTGTTCCGTGCAAGCTGGCCGGACGAAATGATTTTGCGAGGGACGCTAGGCACTATCCAGAAAATTGTTGCCAAATCGGGAGTAGATAAAAACGCTCTGATCTTGGTTGGACGATCTCTTAGCCACCCCGATTTTTGTGAGAGCTATCTCTACTCTGTTTCCAGAGAACGTGATGCGAAGACCCAGGACGGGACTGGATCTGTGCCCGCGGACGCAGATTATCATTTGCGGTCCGAAAGGTAG
- a CDS encoding cobalamin biosynthesis protein: MATSDADYPMVGGEIMNMPCSIGIGCSSRATASDVIQLIQECVSEIAPYSILATLDRCSSIGEDVAATLKLRLMLFPAAVLAQVRGIKSQSPLAASKVGTASVAEASALASLGPMSRLILPRQTGRFCTCAVAILS, from the coding sequence ATGGCGACATCTGATGCCGATTACCCAATGGTCGGTGGTGAAATCATGAATATGCCTTGTTCGATCGGGATTGGCTGCTCCTCTCGTGCGACAGCTTCGGACGTGATTCAGCTTATCCAAGAGTGTGTAAGTGAAATCGCTCCCTACAGCATCCTAGCAACGTTGGATCGTTGCTCAAGTATCGGGGAGGATGTCGCCGCCACTCTCAAACTGCGGCTCATGCTGTTTCCAGCGGCTGTTCTGGCGCAGGTTCGCGGAATAAAAAGCCAATCGCCACTGGCTGCATCAAAAGTTGGGACCGCCAGTGTCGCGGAGGCCTCGGCGTTGGCTTCTCTGGGACCCATGAGTCGTCTTATTTTGCCACGCCAAACGGGACGTTTCTGCACGTGTGCGGTGGCGATTCTGTCATGA